AACTAAAGCTTAGATCATTCATGCTATGATGAAGACTTGAGAGATTCTATTAcataatatatatctatatatacatatagatAAGAGATTCACCGAAATGTAAGTCTCAACCTAATCTAAAGAAAttgttaatgataaaatttatgtcATTATCTACAGCCGCCACTTGTGTTACGCGGGATCAGAAAGcaagtgaaataaaaaataaataaataaaaggcagGAGAAAAAACAATATCCAGATTCTGAATTTATTAATACAATAGATCACCAATGGCAATAACGAACTTACTAGATTTTGCATGTGTTTAGTTGTTGAGCCCTAAAAGGCCCAAAGTTGTTCAGATCCATTGGAGTATTGGACTATAGATGATAGGAAAGGCCAGGGCCACTCATGTAGAGTGGTAGAGCTTTTTGTAAAGGCAAGGGAACTGCTATTCTCACCCCCATACGGGTGGCTTTTCTCTTTATTCTGAAAATGTCCTTCCTACGGAATTGTCTTTTGTACGCATCGCTTACCTTATCTCTTACATCATCATTTTCCACATTTGTGTACTGAGAATCTTCTTTGATAGGAAAGGTTatcttcatatttttcttattttctagaTCCTTCTCATGTGTATATGTCTCCGCAACGCATTCATAGGCAGCATGCAATCAACTAATTACGCGGCACCATCTACACTACATTAAATGGAATTAATAAGCGCGGCAGAACTTTACCATTTTTCTCTGTACCCATAATATGTGTAATGAATATAACATATATGCTCTATAAAAGGAGAATAATTAGGAATACATCACTGACAAAGAAACACGTAACCAGCTATAGTTATTTTTTGAGTGAAGGTTAGAAGTGCTACAAACAATGGCAACTAATCAGGAAGAGGTGTCTCTTTTGGGAGTTGTTGGAAGCCCATTTGTGTGCAGGGTGCAGATTGCCCTCAAGTTGAAGGGAATTCAATACAagttttttgaagaaaatttgGTCAACAAGAGTGAACTGCTTCTCAAATACAACCCTGTTCACAAGAAGGTTCCGGTGTTTGTTCACAATGAGAAGCCCATAGCAGAGTCTCTTGTGATTGTTGAATACATTGATGAGACATGGAAGAACAACCCCATCTTGCCTTCTGATCCTTACCAAAGAGCCTTGGCTCGTTTCTGGTCCAAATTCATTGATGACAAGGTGTATaactcttcttttctttgtttgtgCTAATTTATCACTAAAACATCATCTTTCATGACATCTAAATATGAGATGTTGTTATATGTTAGAGAACTCAATAGTTAACTGCCAATTATCatgaatttctttaatatttttcattcacTATTAATTGTATACCaattttgtctaaaattatattaatgattcATTTAACAACTACCTCCATTTATTTTTGGGACGTTTAtttcatgcaatttttttttcatttctgagAATATCATTCatgactattttttaaaaatatgtttgatcacgtttttaatatttctaaaaataactttaaaattcaaaataatttaaataaaaatagataaaaaaaagaattgaatgGTATTTTAGGAAATAAACGTGTGGAAaactatgataaaaaaatggaagTTATTATATTTCCTAGAATCAACAATAggtgtgaataattttttaaaatttataacaaacgTCAGTATGTAATATTTTCATGCTAATTCGTGAAACAAACGCACTTTATGaatactaataaataatgtGATTTGTGAAATTAGATTGGGGGTGCTGTATGGAAATCTGTTTTCACGGTTGATGAGAAAGAGCGTGAGAAGAATGTTGAAGAATCGTTGGAGGCTCTGCAGTTTCTTGAGAGTGAGATCAAGGGCAAGAAGTTCTTTGGAGGAGAGGAGTTTGGGATGGTAGATATTGCTGCTATCTTCATAGCATTTTGGGTCCCTATGGTTCAAGAAATTGCAGGGTTGGAGTTATTCACAAGTGAGAAATTTCCTAAGCTCTACAATTGGAGCCAAGAGTTCATGAGCCACCCTGTTGTGAAAGAAGTTCTTCCTCCTAGAGACCCACTTTTTGCCTTCTTCAAAGCCCGCTACGAAAGCCTGCTCGCTGATTCAAAATAGATTTATTTAAGGATACTTGTGTGAACAACTTGTCTCTCGTTGAGTTATTGATGTTTGAATTTCATGTCAATTTGATACTATATGTAATGTAACTTAGGATCTTATTCCCATTTTGGccatttcatttaataaagaaattctttatatatatatatatatatatatatatatatatatatatatatatatatatttatttattgtagtgAGAAGCTTTGTCTTTCGGTGGATGCTACATGGATCACACCTTTATAGGTAGTTTGGGGTGCATCATCTTTATCCACCATTAGATTAATTTATACCTTAAAATCACACCTTACGCTAATCACACTAGATTATATCTCCCCATCATCTTTCTTATACCTTTACCCTCCAGCAACTCTTCTTCTGACTACCATTCTCCGTCGTTAAAGACGATTTTCGATGgttacatttcatttttttcctcacAACCTCCACACCTTTCCTCCCTCTCTCCACTTCAGATTAACAAGCGACATAAAAAATGGtgaattttgatgataacaaaaatatgtttgaagTCATAACCAATAATGGTTTATTCTTTGATCATGTGGCATGTGGTTTGAAAAGAAACCCTAATCAAAATAGAGATCGCTACATGTGCATGAAACAACAAATAATAGACAAATTTACCAAAATTTAGTGGAATGCATGTTGGGTTTTTTGGGCTCTCTTCCTATGTGAAGTAAAGGCCCAAATGAGAAGACTCATTTTGTCTTATTTAAGTGGAGATGGGTCAGATTAGAAAGAGACACACAGAGAGAGACTCATCTgagaggaaaaaataattacaaatcattgagagaaaaagaaggagaaggaaaatCAGTGATTTTCACATACCCACTAAAGAGCATTCTTCATATTGCAACAATGAATTCGTTCACCATTGGATCGGGCTGATATTTGAACAACAAGTTCTACGCATGTGATACTTCAAATTTTCCGGTTGGATCGGGAGAAAGATATCTTTAGAGAGAGATAAGTGTTTTGCATTATCTACTTTATATTTTGGGGTTTTATCTTCTTGTCTCTATTGTACCAATTAAGGGTTTGTTTTGATTTGACTGTTTGTAGCACGTTTTAGTGCACTTGTTGGAGGTTCTCTTGTATATTCATTGATTATAGTGAAATTATTTCTTTGGTCTGGACGACCTGTGATTTTTACCCTTGTATTGAGGGGTTTTCCACGTTAAACAAATTGtctatgtttttttcttaatttctattttgtgCTCTATATTTCATTGGTACTCCTCACAGATTCTTGCAAGTTTGGAGGAATTTATTTCCGTTGCTTATTACTCTATTATAGAGTTTGTTATTATGTTTGCTTAATTTCCCCCATCAGATTTCGataaaattattagattttttttcaatatagaACACTCATCTCGATAAAATGGCTTGAATCCTATTTACTTACGacaagaaattgaaaaacgggTTAATTTAACCCTCCCTTTTGTACAATGTGTAATCGATGACCTATGTATAAATGAATAAGAATTCTTtggatttgaagaaaaaaaacaactttgctGACATATATTTGTTTGGTCAGAAAAGTCCTCCGAATATTCTGGTCTTATATTGGTAattgttttcaatattttaaaaataaaaaataaaaatagcgaAGAGAGGATAGGCTCATTACATCAGAGCTTTTGGTTAAGGGGTTGTTTTTTCTACTTGCTTGAACAATGGAGGCACATATGAAGGGTGATAGAGACAAGAGCAAAAGCAAGTTCAGGTCTCGGTAATAGAATGCTGAGTGTCATTATTGTCACATAACAGAGCATATCCAGAGGAATTGTTTTCTATGGAAGAAGGAGAATAAAGAGAAGAAGGGTAAGCAAATAGAGAAGGATCATGATGATGATTGTGTGACTACTACTACCAGTGATGATCTTGTTATTCTCCATGACCCTGATTCGCTTAATCTTGTATTTGATGAAAGCATGTGGATAATTGATAGTGGTGCTACACTGCATGTTACAACCAGGAAGGAGTTCTTCACATCTTACACTCCAGGTGATTTTAGAATTTTGAAGATGGGTAATGATGGCATGTCCAAGGTGATTGGTGTTGTTGATAGTGGTGCTACACTGCATGTTACAACCAGGAAGGAGTTCTTCACATCTTACACTCCAGGTGATTTTAGAATTTTGAAGATGGGTAATGATGGCATGTCCAAGGTGATTGGTGTTGCTGATGTTTGTTTGCAAACCAACATGGGAATGCAATTGCTACTTAGAGGAGTGAAACATGCTCTAAATGTTCActttaatttgatctttgtGTAGGTACTTGATGATGTTCTGGGAAGTGGAAACTCACCAAGGGTAACTTGGTTGTGGCCAAGGGGgagaaaatttcaaagttgtATTGGACAAAAGCTTTGGTTGCTAGAGACAGTGTGAATGCTATGGATATAAAGGCATCTTTGAGGCACCGAAGGCTTAGTCATATCAGTGAGAAGAGATTGAATTGTTTAGCCAAGAAGGATATGCTTCAGGGATTGAAGAATGCAAATTTGGAGAAATGTTCTCATTGCATGGTTGGTAAGCAAACCAGAGTATCCTTTAAGAAGCATCCTCCCTCTAGAAAATCTGAGTTTTTTGAATTGGTGCATTATTCAGATGTTTCtgaccctttgaaggtgaaATCCTTTAGTGGTGCACCTTATTTAGTTACCTTCATTGGTAACTGTTCCAAGAAACTTTGGGTCTATGTTTTGAAGACAAAAGACCAAGTTCTTGAGAAGTTCAAGGAGTTTCATGTCTTAGTTGAGAGGAAGTTAAGTAAGAATCTGAAACGCATTTATACTGACAATGGTGGTGAGTATTGTGGACCATTTGATGTCTACTACAAGCAGCATGGTATTGCTCATGAGAAAACTCCTCCTAAAACTCCTCAACTGAATGGTTTGGCGGAGAGGATGAACAAGACATTGATCGAGGGAGTGAGATGTATGCTCTTCAAAGCAAAGTTACCCAAGCACTTCTAGGGTGAGGCACTGTACACGGCGGTGCATGTTATCAATCTTAGTCCTGTTGTTGTTTTGAATAGTGAGGTGCTGAGCAAAATTTGGTTTGGCAAGAATGTGAAGTATGATCATTTAAGAGTTTTTGGCTGCAAGGCTTTTGTGCATGTTCCAAAGGATGAAAGATCGAAGTTGGATGTAAAGTCAAGGCAGTGTATCTTCATTAGTTATGGTTAGAATGAATTTGGTTACGAGTTTTATGATCCTTTTGAGAACAAGCTTTTTAGAAGTCGTGATGTGAAATTCATGGAAGACCAAACCATTGAAGACATTGATAAGGTGGAGAAGTTTACACCCAAGGAAGACAACGGTGTGGCTGATTTTCAACCAGTTCAACCGTCTATTCAGAATCTGAATACTGATGTTCAGAATGATGTTGGTGTCCAACAACTTAGAGATGAAGTAGATGTTCCtactgatgatgatgatgaggaaCATGACATGTCACAAGATGAAAATCTTGGTGATGCTATCGAACCACCTCAAGTTCAACTCAGGAGGTCCAACAGGGAGAGGCAACCTTCTAAGAGGTATTCTCCTAATGAGTATGTGATCCTAACAGATGATGGAGAACTTGAGTGCTTTAGAGAGGCTATGGAAagtgaagaaaagagaaagtggtTGGATGcaatgaaggatgagatgaaatcCATACATgataatcacattttttatttagtgaAGTTACCTAAGGGTAAAAGGGCCTTGGATAACAGGTGGATCTATAGGGTAAAGCATGAGAGTAACTCTACATCTCCAAGGTACAAAGCCAGATTAATGGTGAAGGTCTATAGTCAAAGAAAGGGTGTTGAatttaatgagattttttcTCCCGTAGTGAAAATGTCATCCATTAGAACCGTATTAAGTTTGGCGTCTACTCTTGATTTGGAGGTAGaacaaatggatgtaaaaactgttttccttcatggtgaTTTGGAGGAAGAGAACTACATGAAGCAACCTGTATGTTTTCATGTTGAAGGGAAAGAAGACTATGTGTGTAGGCTGAGAAAGAGCCTATATGGTTTGAAGCTGGCTCCGAGGCAGTGGTACAAGAAGTTTGAGTTTGTTATTTGTGAGTAAGGCTACAGGAATACAACTTCTGACCATTGTGTCTTTGTTAGAAAGTTTTCTGATGATGACTTCATTATCCTGTTagtgtatgttgatgacatgcTTATTGTTGGGAAAAATGTTTCCAGGATTGGCAGGTTGAAGAAGCAATTGGGTGAGTCATTTGCCATGAAAGACATAGGAGCTGCTAAATAGATTCTTAGTATAAGAATCATGTGTGACAGAAAAGAGAAGAAGTTGTGGCCGTCACAAGAACACTACATCAAAAGAGTGTTGTAGAGATTCCAGATGGAAAAGGATAAGGCGGTGAGCACTCCTGTTGCTACTCATTTTAAGCTGAGTTCTAAACAGAGTCCATCAAATGAAGTTGAGAAATTAGATATGCAACAGGTTCCTTATACATCTGTGGTGGGAAGTTTGATGTATGCAATGATATGCACAAGACCAGATATAACACATGTTGTTGGTACAATTAGTAGATTTTTGTCAAACCCAGGTAGAGAGCATTGGAATGCTGAGAAATGGATTTTGAGGTATCTTCATGGTGTTGTTGATATGAGGCTTTGTTTTGGTGGTGATAAGCCTACTTTGGTGGGATACTCAGACTCAGATATGGTTGGAGACATTGATTCCAGGAGGTTCACTTCGggctatttgattaaatttgcaGGGGGAGCTATTACTTGGCACTCCAAGCTATAGAAATGTGTAGCTTTGTCTACTACAGAGGCAGAATTCATTGTCATTACCAAAGCATGCAAGGAGTTGCTATGGGTGAAGAAATTCTTGCAGGAGCTTGGTTTTGTTCAGGATAAATATCTACTATTTGTGGATAGTCAGAGTGTTATTCATCTTGGTAAGAACTCAACCTTTCATTCAAGGTCTAAGCATATTGATGTGAGGTATCATTGGATACGAGATACTTTGGATGCTAAGCTATTGGAGTTGGCCAAAATCCATATTGATGATAATGGTGCTGATATGATGACTAAGGCATTACTAAGAGGGAAGTTTGAAGTTTGTTGTGAGATCGCCGGTTTGGCGGTCACCTCCCCATAGTTGTAAGGGAGAGATTTGTTGGGTTTTTTGGGCTACCTTCTTATGTGGAGTAAAAACCCAAATGAAAAGATCCATTTTGTCTCACTTATTTAAGTGGAGAGAGGTCAGATTAGAAAGAAACACACACAGAGAGATATAGTGAGAGAGACTCATTTGAGAAGGGAAAAGAGTTACAAAtcattgagagagaaagaatgAGAGGgaaaattattgtaatttttgcaTACCCACTAGAGAGCGTTTTTTAGATTGCAACTGCGaattcgttcaccgttggacCCAGTTGATTTTTGGAAAACAAGTTCTACATGCGTGATTCTGCAAATTGTTTGGTTGGATCGGAAAAAAGATATCTTTAGAGAGAGATAAGTGTTTCGCATTATCTACTCTATATTTTGGagttttatctttttgtctCTGTTGTATCAATTGGAgggtttaatttgatttgactGTTCGTAGCATGTTTTAATGCACTTGTTGGAGGTTCTCTTGTATATTCATTGATTATAGTAAAGTTATTTCTTTGATCTAGATGACCCgtaatttttattcttacatTGAGAAGTTTTTCACGCTAAACAAATTATGtctctgttttttttccttaatttctATCTTACGCTCTATATTTCATTGGTGTTCCTTATagatttttacaaattttgagaaatttattGTGACTGCTTATTACTTATTATGTTTGTCTATTTTCTCCCATCAATGTCATTTAACTTTTGAATAATCGGGGAGtccaaatttttaattgtaattaaaagaCTAATTAAGTCATTATAGTTTATTGAGATAAAAAggagtcattttttttatgatgtgaCTCCCGACATAGCGTTTTAGCTCCTCATTTCCGACAAACAACAAGTTGAGATTGTTGACAActgaaaaattttcaaaaactcCACGAAATTGAAGTCAGGATTCACTAACCAACCAAGCTACAACataataaatcaattcaatCTGAAACGAAGAGTATTAGTAAGTAATATCACGTTCTCTGATACATTTTAAGACGAGGAAGGTTTCTTCAATATTTTTGAAATCCTCCTTGAATTTACTAATTGCGGAACATAttcaattagaaaaatatttattagtaaaatcattaatatcattgattgttttttaaaattcctttattgcatgttattataatttatagaataaattataacACTCCTTATTCCTTAAGCCTTTATGAAATTACAGTTaactttccattttttttacactaattcctttttaagtttaaaaatgttatattaatactttcttatatgtttaaaaatattatactatgTTAACATTcctttaagtttcaaaatattacactaatttttttttaaaatacttaaaatgtTATACTAACATTCCTTTAAATCTTACGGTAACATTCACTAGAAACAAGGATGGTCAAAGATTCAaagtaatgaattttttttaaaaaaacagaaaatatttatataattacacaaaatcttaaaaaatgttgttattatttactctaatttataatttgaatttaggATCGAGTATATTTAAGGAAATTTCTCTACACGGTTTACGCAATCTCTTACATCATTTATTTTTCCACATTTGTTTACTCTGAGGAATCTTCTTGATAGGGGAaagttttttcatattttttctagATCCTTCTCATGTGCAATGTCTCCGCATTCATACGCAGCAATCAAAATGGAATTAATACACGGTAGCACTTTCCCATTTTTTTGTTATCGTCCCCACTATTGACTATACCCATGATATGTATATAGGTATATCTTTTCTAATTGATTACGTATCTGCTGAATACTAGCTAGTCCTGATTCCTAGCTCTATAAAAGGAGAATACCATAGGAATTCATCACAGACAAACAAACAATTTACCAGCTATACTTGTTCCTTTTGAAGGTTAGAAGTGCTACAATACAAACAATGGCAGCTACTCAGGAAGATGTGAAGCTTTTGGGTATTGTGGGAAGCCCATTTGTGTGCAGGGTCCAGATTGCCCTTAAGTTGAAGGGAGTTGAATACaaatttttggaagaaaatttgggCAACAAGAGTGATTTGCTTCTCAAATACAACCCTGTTCACAAGAAGGTTCCAGTGTTTGTTCACAATGAGCAGCCCATAGCAGAGTCTCTTGTGATTGTTGAATACATTGATGAGACATGGAAGAACAACCCCATCTTACCTTCTGATCCTTACCAAAGAGCCTTGGCTCGTTTCTGGTCCAAATTCATTGATGATAAGGTAACTCAACATTTCAAAAATCTTCTTAGTTTTCATGATTTGTGCTGATTTGTCAGCAAAACATCACGATGAAATCTATATATGTGAAATCTTTCTGGTGTGGAATATATATGTGAAATCTTTGAATATGTTAGAGAACTCAAAAGTCAACAGCcaaccatgatttttttttaatgtatcaaCTTTTTGTAAAACAATATTAGTGATTTGAAACTTTATGGAATCATATACTATGATTTTgggagaaattttattttattttactatttttatctgGGGTGGGGGGATTCTGTCACGTATTTGTTTCTATATAACTCGATCTAAATTCTGTTTGTCCTAATCACTTTATgaaataattactaataaatattGTGATTTGCGAAATCAGATTGTGGGTGCTGTATCGAAATCTGTTTTCACGGTTGATGAGAAAGAGCGTGAGAAGAATGTTGAAGAAACATATGAGGCTCTTCAGTTTCTTGAGAATGAGCTGAAGGACAAGAAGTTTTTTGGAGGAGAGGAATTTGGGTTGGTAGATATTGCTGCTGTCTTCATAGCATTTTGGATCCCAATTTTTCAGGAAATAGCAGGGTTGCAGTTATTCACCAGTGAGAAATTTCCTATACTCTACAAATGGAgccaagaattccttaaccacCCTTTTGTGCACGAAGTCCTTCCTCCTAGAGACCCACTTTTTGCCTACTTCAAAGCCCGCTATGAAAGTCTTTCTGCTTCAAAATAGACTTATTTAAGGATATTTGTTGAACAACTTGTGTCTTGTTGAGTTATTGCTGTTTGAATTTCATGTAAAATGATACTAGCTATATGTAAatcccagaaaaaaaaaaaaaagaatcctaGGATCTTGTTTTCGTTTTGGCCATTTCAgttaataaagaaattatatttttcgatataaattttgttgtgaAAAGCTTTATTCTTCCTTCATAAAATCCTTCAATGTGCATAATCTTATTCGTAGAGAGACTTAGAGCGGCTAGTAGCTACTACcttgaaattttttctttaattcgaAGGACAacgtatatattatataataataattattgcaAGTTGGAAATCGTGTAAGCATGTTTCATGACTATATGAGTTAACAATATACTGTCTTGCCTCTGCAACCTTCATGGATTCTAAAATTATTCCCTTGGCTGCAGTTGTTATTTCAATGTTGCAACATGAGTTAACAATACATTGCATTAACATGAGTGAACAATACATTACGCATGCTGTTTTTAAGGATTGTTTTATGATTTTCTCCGCTGTTTTCTGTGCTGCACAAGTGATGGCCTTTCaattttctgattttttgttgttgtttataaACTGCTCTTTACTTTGGAGTACGACTTCACTATTAATTCATGAGACAATTGCTGAATTGTTGAAGTCGTGAAATATCACTCGACTTCACTATTAATtagttttgcatttttaatatcacttagttattattaatttatggtttagtattttagaatattagtgtttagttattattaatttacgatttagttagataaattattatacatgttaaattaattttgttaaattattattttgtgttttagaaTATTAGTGTTTATTACGGTTtagttacataaattattatagatgatcaattaattttgttaaattattattttatgttttagaatattagtgtttagttattattaatttacgatttagttagataaattattatacatgttaaattattattttgtgttttagaatattagtgtttagttatcattaatttatggtttagttacataaattattatagatgagcaattaattttgttaaattattattttatgttttagaataataccgtttagttattattaatttacagtttagttattattttgtgttttagaaTATGAGttagacaaattattattacaCTGTTCACTCCCGTGAAACCTATAAAAAGAGAGTTCATTCTCACTTCGATGCATCTGTTGCATCCAAACAATCACCCTAGTTCTCTGATTTTGACGTGTTTCTTAGAGTCATactgacataatttttttagtgttacATACATGAAAAaggtatttaaaaatgttttaattttttacattacatGTAATCCAATGATTCCTTactaatcaataatttttttttacaaatggcTACTGAAGAACCCATAATAAGAGATAATGTTAGTGACTTCAGTGATGATGAGCAACAACATGATTTTGGTGAACATGGTGAACCAAGCAATCAAAGTGAGTCATCTTCATATTTTGAAACTATTAGTAGCCAAATTTCTAAAAATCAAGAGTACTCAAATCCTTATCAAAGGACAACGAGTGTTAGTACAAATGACCTTTATGAAGGGTTGATATTTGAATCAAAACAAGCCGCTGTGAATGCCATTAAACAATTCCATTTTAtgcattcatttaattttgatgtggtCAAGAACAAGCGTGACAAGTATGTTGTCATGTGTAATCAATATGGTAATGGATGTTATTGGAGGGCGAGAGTATCGTTCAGCAAAATACGCAAAAGGTGGGAGCTGAAGAAATTAAACGGTATTCACACATGCACAAATTCTACCATATCACAAGATCATGTTAGGTTAGATTCTTCTGTAA
This region of Glycine max cultivar Williams 82 chromosome 7, Glycine_max_v4.0, whole genome shotgun sequence genomic DNA includes:
- the LOC100806714 gene encoding probable glutathione S-transferase produces the protein MATNQEEVSLLGVVGSPFVCRVQIALKLKGIQYKFFEENLVNKSELLLKYNPVHKKVPVFVHNEKPIAESLVIVEYIDETWKNNPILPSDPYQRALARFWSKFIDDKIGGAVWKSVFTVDEKEREKNVEESLEALQFLESEIKGKKFFGGEEFGMVDIAAIFIAFWVPMVQEIAGLELFTSEKFPKLYNWSQEFMSHPVVKEVLPPRDPLFAFFKARYESLLADSK
- the HSP26-A gene encoding probable glutathione S-transferase, which gives rise to MAATQEDVKLLGIVGSPFVCRVQIALKLKGVEYKFLEENLGNKSDLLLKYNPVHKKVPVFVHNEQPIAESLVIVEYIDETWKNNPILPSDPYQRALARFWSKFIDDKIVGAVSKSVFTVDEKEREKNVEETYEALQFLENELKDKKFFGGEEFGLVDIAAVFIAFWIPIFQEIAGLQLFTSEKFPILYKWSQEFLNHPFVHEVLPPRDPLFAYFKARYESLSASK